In Paenibacillus ihbetae, the following are encoded in one genomic region:
- a CDS encoding RsmF rRNA methyltransferase first C-terminal domain-containing protein produces the protein MGKEQLPADFVSRMQELLREESDDFFASYDMPRAQGLRLNLLKAERAAEPVRNILRDFRLSPVPWCGTGYYYDETVRPGKHPYHTAGLYYIQEPSAMSAVEMLDPQPGETILDLAAAPGGKTSHIASKMAGRGLLIANEIHPERARILSENVERMGISNAVVTSAAPDELSRRFPGCFDRIMLDAPCSGEGMFRKDPGAIDEWSPSHVELCVSRQWDIVQDACAMLKPGGTLAYSTCTFNEDENEKLVQRILDRYPELELRGMKRLWPHRERGEGHFVAVLVKSAEGASAAERVHAEAESKRGGKPKRGDKPSAERSALEAFKAWAEQDLPGHVLPPGAPLLFGDELYWLPAGEGWSWSEHQLRGLKILRAGLHLAHLKKNRIEPAHALAMASKPEQAARTVDLSPDSAEVSAYLRGETLSVPSEYKGWALVTTDGLPLGWGKSSGGQLKNHLPKGLRQFK, from the coding sequence ATGGGAAAGGAACAACTGCCCGCCGACTTCGTCTCCCGTATGCAGGAGCTGCTTCGAGAGGAGTCGGACGATTTTTTTGCCAGCTATGACATGCCCCGCGCGCAAGGCCTTCGTCTTAATCTGTTGAAGGCAGAACGGGCTGCAGAACCTGTACGGAACATCCTGCGGGATTTCCGGCTGTCGCCGGTTCCCTGGTGCGGTACAGGCTATTATTATGATGAAACGGTACGTCCCGGCAAACATCCGTACCATACTGCCGGACTATATTATATTCAGGAACCCTCGGCGATGTCAGCGGTAGAAATGCTTGACCCGCAGCCGGGAGAGACGATCCTTGACCTTGCCGCGGCACCGGGAGGAAAAACCAGCCACATTGCTTCCAAAATGGCGGGACGCGGACTGCTCATCGCCAATGAGATACACCCGGAGCGTGCCCGAATCCTCTCCGAGAACGTGGAACGGATGGGGATTTCCAATGCCGTTGTGACCAGCGCCGCACCGGACGAGCTGTCCCGCCGCTTCCCCGGATGCTTCGACCGGATTATGCTGGATGCTCCCTGCTCGGGCGAAGGGATGTTCCGCAAGGATCCCGGCGCGATCGATGAGTGGTCGCCTTCCCACGTGGAGCTGTGCGTTTCCAGGCAATGGGACATTGTGCAGGACGCTTGCGCCATGCTGAAGCCTGGAGGCACGTTAGCGTACTCCACCTGCACCTTTAATGAAGACGAGAACGAGAAGCTGGTCCAGCGCATCCTTGACCGGTATCCCGAGCTTGAGCTTCGGGGGATGAAGCGCCTGTGGCCCCACCGGGAACGGGGAGAAGGCCACTTCGTGGCCGTTCTCGTCAAGAGCGCGGAGGGAGCTTCTGCGGCCGAGCGGGTTCATGCTGAGGCGGAGTCCAAGCGAGGCGGCAAGCCAAAACGGGGAGACAAGCCGTCGGCGGAGCGGTCGGCCCTTGAAGCGTTCAAAGCCTGGGCCGAGCAAGATTTACCGGGCCATGTGCTGCCTCCGGGCGCTCCTCTTTTGTTCGGGGACGAGCTTTACTGGCTGCCGGCCGGCGAAGGCTGGAGCTGGAGCGAGCATCAGCTGCGCGGGCTGAAAATTCTCCGTGCCGGTCTTCATCTCGCCCACCTCAAGAAGAACCGGATCGAGCCCGCCCACGCGCTAGCGATGGCCAGCAAGCCGGAGCAAGCGGCCCGTACCGTCGATCTGTCCCCGGATTCGGCCGAGGTCTCGGCCTACCTCAGGGGCGAAACGCTGTCGGTTCCATCCGAGTATAAAGGATGGGCACTTGTGACGACCGACGGTCTGCCCCTCGGATGGGGCAAGTCCAGCGGCGGACAGCTCAAGAATCACCTGCCTAAAGGCTTGCGCCAGTTCAAGTAA
- a CDS encoding GGDEF domain-containing protein codes for MSTDLTSWSTSPLPIVFAVCGACIAFMMLIMCLFMYSRQRKSAYIYMAAAFSFIMTHEGLNIHSAWIGIVDFSPEPIVLRIIRLFSFVLLNMSVVMLYRKIKTMHYWLPLLTAALLLLPLLLPSFLPFTIDPVWQSLYFDFILLSALYTAFTKGVPRIGQPVKYAVGLAAYALWFALQAIQTYTGIVSIPVQGFALALPVLFYTLVFFILFRRIVELMQSIYRSAITDGLTGLYNRRHFMKYLDHYTAQALKISAIFCDIDNFKKLNDTHGHARADEVLKQVAAIMEEELDGIGITGRYGGEELVALVVDRRIKPSQVAENIRARVAAETIVTISVGYSVLRQGVQGDELMDQADKAMYHSKTTGKNKVTDYRSLEDLLNEPKEAAVQ; via the coding sequence TTGTCCACAGATTTGACCTCTTGGTCGACTTCGCCTCTGCCAATAGTATTCGCTGTCTGCGGAGCTTGCATCGCGTTCATGATGCTGATCATGTGCCTGTTTATGTACAGCAGGCAGCGGAAGAGCGCATATATTTATATGGCGGCTGCTTTCTCTTTCATTATGACACACGAGGGTCTGAACATCCATTCGGCATGGATCGGAATTGTCGATTTTTCGCCTGAACCGATCGTGCTTCGCATCATTCGCCTCTTCTCGTTCGTGCTGCTCAATATGTCCGTCGTCATGCTGTACCGCAAAATCAAGACGATGCATTACTGGCTCCCGCTGCTGACCGCCGCCCTTCTATTGCTTCCGCTGCTTCTCCCATCATTTCTGCCCTTCACCATAGATCCGGTCTGGCAAAGCTTATATTTTGACTTCATCTTGCTCAGCGCTTTATATACCGCCTTTACGAAAGGGGTTCCGCGCATCGGGCAGCCCGTGAAATATGCGGTCGGGCTTGCCGCCTATGCCCTGTGGTTCGCCCTTCAAGCCATTCAAACCTACACTGGCATCGTATCCATCCCGGTGCAGGGCTTTGCGCTCGCGCTTCCGGTGTTGTTCTACACCCTTGTGTTCTTCATCCTGTTCCGGCGGATCGTAGAGCTGATGCAATCCATCTATCGCTCGGCCATCACGGACGGCTTGACCGGCCTATACAACCGGAGACACTTCATGAAATACCTGGATCACTATACCGCCCAGGCTTTGAAGATATCCGCAATCTTCTGCGATATTGACAATTTCAAGAAGCTTAACGATACCCACGGCCACGCCAGGGCCGATGAAGTGCTCAAGCAAGTAGCCGCTATCATGGAAGAGGAGCTTGACGGGATCGGAATTACCGGCCGATACGGAGGCGAGGAGCTGGTTGCGCTCGTGGTGGATCGCAGGATCAAGCCCTCCCAGGTTGCCGAGAATATCCGGGCCCGCGTGGCTGCGGAGACCATCGTGACCATCAGTGTCGGGTACAGCGTGCTCCGTCAGGGCGTCCAGGGGGACGAGCTGATGGATCAAGCGGACAAAGCGATGTATCATTCGAAAACGACGGGCAAGAATAAGGTTACCGATTACCGCTCTTTAGAGGATTTGCTCAATGAGCCGAAGGAAGCCGCCGTCCAATGA
- a CDS encoding glycosyltransferase family 4 protein, protein MKLLQALFFPPEQPGGVSSMIPYLQERFHSSRWEMEMFWLPKRIRNKGHEDPVFHTLDWKEFGESPIVAKYIQTYRDYLWWTRLRIQKPYDLIHSHHPIAGMSMKAVFPEVPLIQTVHSSYERELILNGKIREGGPEHRFLTSLYRELEYISDRLVTVSESFKSYMSPYVDQADSIEVIHNGFDDRRFKPVPHENAVPQLVTVCRLVPAKGLDILLQACAELKRKGHDYVLHIIGDGPARQELEEMAKSLGIYQETIFYGYTLHPEEFMPFFDIFVLPSRAEAFGSVFAEAALSCLALVGTNVGGIAEQIEDGVNGLLVPTEDPKALADALEKVIVDPLYRYELARTASDKAKNQYSLSRSVNQLKKMYLNYQPKKES, encoded by the coding sequence ATGAAACTTCTTCAAGCATTATTCTTCCCTCCTGAACAGCCGGGCGGCGTATCGTCGATGATTCCATATTTGCAGGAACGGTTCCATTCCTCGCGATGGGAGATGGAAATGTTCTGGCTCCCGAAGCGGATCCGCAATAAAGGGCACGAGGATCCGGTCTTCCATACCTTAGACTGGAAAGAATTCGGGGAAAGCCCGATCGTCGCAAAATATATCCAGACCTACCGCGATTATTTATGGTGGACCCGGCTCCGCATCCAAAAGCCTTACGATCTCATTCATAGCCATCATCCGATTGCAGGCATGTCCATGAAGGCCGTATTCCCGGAGGTTCCGCTTATCCAGACCGTCCATTCGAGTTATGAGCGGGAGCTGATTTTGAACGGGAAAATTCGAGAGGGCGGGCCGGAGCACCGGTTCCTCACCTCTTTATACAGAGAGCTTGAGTATATCAGCGACCGTTTGGTGACGGTTTCGGAATCCTTCAAGTCCTATATGTCACCCTATGTGGATCAGGCCGACTCGATCGAGGTCATCCATAACGGATTCGATGATCGGCGCTTTAAGCCGGTTCCCCATGAAAATGCGGTCCCTCAGCTGGTGACGGTATGCCGCCTTGTTCCTGCGAAGGGACTGGACATTCTGCTCCAGGCTTGCGCCGAGCTGAAACGAAAGGGTCATGATTATGTCCTTCATATCATCGGAGACGGCCCTGCACGCCAGGAGCTGGAGGAGATGGCCAAATCGCTGGGCATTTACCAGGAAACGATTTTTTACGGATACACACTTCATCCCGAAGAATTCATGCCATTCTTTGATATCTTCGTTCTGCCGTCGCGGGCGGAAGCGTTCGGCTCCGTATTCGCCGAGGCGGCGCTGAGCTGTCTTGCGCTTGTCGGCACCAATGTCGGCGGCATTGCCGAGCAGATTGAGGACGGGGTGAACGGGCTGCTGGTGCCCACGGAGGATCCGAAGGCGCTGGCGGACGCGCTGGAGAAGGTTATCGTGGACCCGCTGTACCGGTATGAGCTGGCCCGAACCGCGTCGGATAAGGCGAAGAACCAGTATTCGTTGTCCCGGTCGGTCAATCAGCTGAAAAAAATGTATTTGAATTATCAACCGAAGAAAGAGAGCTAG
- a CDS encoding metallophosphoesterase family protein, which yields MASFRFIHAADLHLDSPFIGLRGLDGGMRSFIQDSTFRALEQLVRLAVSRQVDFMVISGDIYDSSNISLRAQLRFLDAMEFLAQEEIAVYVIHGNHDPLDSTKLAVKLPPNVHVFGAEPSRVTAVRRSDKREVAQITGMSYPTSKVTDNIALTYPQATRELYHIGLLHANVDGDAQHETYAPCTRKDLSLAGYHYWALGHIHTRRMLQQSPYIVYPGNIQGRHIKETGPKGCYVVDVDEGYNTVLSFHELDSMRWSLVQAPIDGCGSVDEWRQSLERTLGQVAAENREKLSLVRVMITGRGPVHRQLENGYVLDELLSEMRRREAAKAKTQGYGGCVWIEGFALQSGDALDIDRLLAEDSFAGELLRLARNEQSEHRVFAEDGMVSHALAPLMEHAEIRALLERMPAEELLDWLRRAEELTLTLLMQESKRGEGAGI from the coding sequence ATGGCTTCATTTCGATTTATACATGCTGCGGACCTCCATCTGGACAGTCCGTTCATCGGACTGCGGGGACTGGATGGAGGCATGCGCTCCTTCATTCAGGATTCGACCTTCCGGGCATTGGAGCAGCTGGTTCGGCTTGCCGTAAGCCGGCAGGTGGATTTTATGGTTATTAGCGGCGATATTTATGACAGCTCCAACATTTCGCTCCGCGCCCAGCTCCGCTTCCTGGATGCGATGGAGTTCTTGGCGCAGGAGGAAATAGCGGTATACGTTATCCATGGTAACCACGATCCGCTGGACAGCACCAAGCTTGCGGTGAAGCTCCCCCCGAACGTTCATGTGTTCGGGGCCGAGCCATCCCGGGTGACGGCCGTCCGGCGTTCAGACAAGCGGGAGGTGGCGCAGATCACCGGCATGTCCTATCCGACTTCGAAGGTGACGGACAATATTGCGCTTACCTATCCGCAGGCAACCCGGGAGCTTTATCATATCGGGCTGCTGCATGCGAATGTGGATGGCGATGCCCAGCACGAGACGTACGCGCCGTGCACGAGGAAGGATTTGTCGCTGGCCGGTTATCACTACTGGGCGCTCGGGCATATCCATACCCGGCGGATGCTGCAGCAGTCGCCCTATATTGTGTATCCGGGCAATATTCAAGGACGGCATATCAAGGAAACCGGGCCCAAAGGGTGCTATGTCGTCGATGTCGACGAGGGTTATAACACCGTGTTGAGCTTCCATGAGCTGGACTCCATGCGGTGGAGCCTTGTGCAAGCGCCGATCGATGGATGCGGCAGCGTGGACGAGTGGAGGCAATCCTTGGAGCGTACGCTCGGGCAGGTTGCGGCGGAAAACAGGGAGAAGCTCAGCTTGGTTCGGGTTATGATTACGGGACGCGGCCCTGTCCACCGGCAGCTCGAAAACGGCTACGTGCTCGATGAGCTGCTGAGCGAGATGAGGAGAAGGGAAGCGGCCAAGGCGAAGACCCAGGGTTACGGCGGCTGCGTCTGGATCGAGGGCTTCGCGCTCCAGTCCGGAGATGCGCTTGATATCGATCGTCTGCTTGCAGAGGACAGCTTCGCCGGGGAGCTGCTACGTCTTGCCCGTAACGAGCAGTCTGAGCATCGCGTGTTTGCCGAAGACGGCATGGTCTCGCATGCATTGGCGCCGCTGATGGAGCATGCCGAAATCCGGGCGCTGCTCGAACGCATGCCGGCCGAAGAACTGCTGGACTGGCTGCGCAGGGCGGAGGAGCTGACGCTTACGCTGCTGATGCAGGAGTCTAAGCGGGGAGAAGGTGCCGGGATATGA
- a CDS encoding AAA family ATPase, protein MRLERLHIQGFGGVQDKRITIEAPVTVLYGPNEAGKSTVLYFIRAMLYGFPGKSLPAERGEPADPGIHGGELRFLDDEGTLWTIRRFGQPGEGSAGSRKERVHIQRMADDGTVLELRQHDLEREALGGVSKEMFRQLFAVSLSELQEIRSLQSAEISGYLFHAGIGGGANIMEAERRLTQEMDKLYKPRGKVQQAAKLLQSIEQLKAEATESRTYVPRYNEVMDAIRETEDRLEQLELERAGSAKDLALLRKAMEIRTLWLAWREAKLELDGLPECGSFPPEGIARWERIEEELRQLESQIQRIERALGDTETKLAGMPRLEWLEEQGQQVEDLWGRRSLYEAGNRELAQLMADQAAQADRLAGLLRSIDPDWTETELVALSTSAAEREEVRRLGAAFAGYDRRMEQLSVELRGAQRAAAAADSGLSEARRKLREEMERGKESFAMLKPGSPQETAMLWARLQQTAERWRERRLSQPLPELKAAGTGKHGWLPSAYSGLLAVMAVLTVSLVSFLLWSGANGVAVISGALMVAGMVYVIWSGRRSVKDTPSSEPYPYAGEPGGDDASEVEQLLSALVSSPYSAAAATAEYPGSRRAKTEARPARDPLTLEAQLRELRSVMDAWQAWRQRLDRLTSECLSAEEKVKLQAAELSAIEGTIEREEKRFVQLERQWESWLSQRLLPQRLSPDAMLDLFNAIEQGQELVRQQRARAAKIDGLAGAAKAYAASCLELTLGDEAPDRNRESLPTPDAVLSKLGDLHRRWKQYQEASAEREALRHRLMELQDEAAAADEARTAVLQRKEQLLGLSGAADGEGYLRMGAAARRKEELEREIRHHEITMFSGLDSQLRSRILQLLESADGAALEAMLQEREEADASLAELRDELQERRGRLLQERESLEAAGNRDSANQQLEEQRAELKELVSQYAVRAIAVELIERTRRFYEQEKQPQVLRLASRYFSKLTGGTYSRIVMRMGDQALLAERPDGGLVESARLSRGTAEQLYLAMRLALVQSMPHAAGIPLMLDDLFVNFDSRRLGYVLELISELSHSRQIVMMTCHPHVTEQIRQRIPEAQVIVM, encoded by the coding sequence ATGAGGCTTGAGCGGTTGCATATTCAGGGGTTCGGCGGGGTACAGGACAAGCGCATCACGATCGAAGCGCCGGTAACGGTACTCTACGGGCCGAATGAAGCGGGAAAGAGCACGGTGCTGTATTTTATAAGAGCGATGCTGTATGGGTTTCCCGGCAAGAGTCTGCCGGCGGAGCGCGGAGAACCGGCGGATCCGGGCATTCACGGGGGAGAATTGCGCTTCCTGGACGATGAGGGGACGTTGTGGACCATCCGCCGCTTTGGTCAGCCCGGTGAGGGCTCTGCGGGAAGCCGCAAGGAACGGGTACATATTCAGAGAATGGCCGATGACGGCACGGTGCTTGAGCTGCGGCAGCATGATCTTGAACGGGAAGCGCTCGGCGGCGTATCGAAGGAGATGTTCCGGCAGCTGTTTGCCGTCTCGCTCAGCGAGCTGCAGGAAATTCGCAGCCTGCAGTCTGCCGAGATCAGCGGCTATCTGTTTCATGCCGGAATCGGCGGCGGCGCGAATATTATGGAAGCCGAGCGCCGATTGACACAGGAGATGGACAAGCTGTACAAGCCGCGGGGCAAAGTGCAGCAAGCGGCAAAGCTGCTGCAGTCCATCGAGCAGCTCAAGGCCGAGGCGACCGAGAGCAGGACGTATGTCCCTCGTTATAATGAAGTCATGGATGCAATCCGGGAAACGGAGGACCGGCTGGAGCAGCTGGAGCTTGAACGCGCAGGCTCTGCGAAGGATCTCGCGCTGCTTCGAAAGGCGATGGAGATCCGCACGTTGTGGCTGGCTTGGCGTGAGGCCAAGCTGGAGCTGGACGGCTTGCCGGAATGCGGCAGCTTCCCGCCGGAGGGCATTGCAAGGTGGGAGAGAATCGAAGAGGAGCTGCGGCAGCTGGAGTCGCAAATCCAGCGGATCGAGCGGGCGCTCGGGGATACCGAGACAAAGCTTGCCGGCATGCCCCGGCTGGAATGGCTGGAGGAGCAGGGACAGCAGGTTGAGGATCTATGGGGCAGGCGGAGTTTATATGAGGCGGGAAATCGCGAGCTTGCGCAGCTTATGGCAGACCAAGCGGCCCAGGCGGACCGTCTTGCAGGGCTGCTGCGAAGCATAGATCCGGACTGGACCGAGACGGAGCTGGTCGCTTTGTCCACCTCGGCGGCCGAACGCGAGGAGGTACGGCGGCTCGGAGCGGCCTTTGCCGGCTATGACCGCCGGATGGAACAGCTGTCGGTGGAGCTTCGCGGAGCCCAGCGGGCGGCAGCTGCTGCGGATTCTGGGCTAAGCGAGGCGCGGCGAAAGCTGCGCGAGGAGATGGAGCGCGGGAAAGAGAGCTTTGCCATGCTTAAGCCCGGTTCGCCTCAGGAGACGGCTATGCTCTGGGCCCGGCTTCAGCAGACGGCGGAGCGCTGGCGGGAACGGAGACTGAGCCAGCCGCTGCCGGAGCTAAAGGCTGCCGGGACAGGCAAGCACGGCTGGCTGCCGTCCGCTTATTCGGGCCTGCTTGCCGTGATGGCTGTATTAACGGTTAGTCTGGTGTCCTTCCTGCTCTGGAGCGGTGCGAACGGCGTAGCGGTTATATCTGGCGCGCTAATGGTGGCGGGTATGGTCTATGTGATATGGAGCGGCAGGCGGAGTGTTAAGGACACTCCTTCCTCGGAACCCTACCCTTACGCTGGGGAACCCGGCGGAGATGATGCCTCTGAGGTAGAACAACTGTTATCGGCACTCGTATCCAGTCCATATTCCGCCGCCGCAGCGACGGCGGAATATCCGGGGAGCCGGCGGGCTAAGACCGAAGCGCGGCCTGCCCGCGATCCGCTCACGTTGGAGGCCCAGCTGCGGGAGCTCCGATCGGTCATGGATGCCTGGCAGGCATGGCGTCAGCGGCTGGACCGCTTGACGTCCGAGTGCCTCTCGGCCGAGGAGAAGGTTAAGCTTCAGGCAGCAGAGCTGTCGGCCATAGAGGGCACGATCGAACGTGAGGAGAAGCGGTTCGTCCAGCTGGAGCGGCAGTGGGAATCCTGGCTAAGCCAGCGGTTGCTGCCGCAGAGGCTGTCGCCTGATGCGATGCTGGATCTGTTTAATGCGATTGAGCAGGGACAAGAGCTCGTGCGGCAGCAGCGAGCGAGAGCGGCAAAGATCGACGGGCTTGCGGGAGCTGCCAAGGCGTATGCGGCATCGTGCCTTGAGCTGACTCTGGGTGACGAAGCCCCGGATCGGAACCGGGAGTCTCTTCCGACTCCGGATGCCGTTCTGTCTAAACTCGGCGATTTGCACCGGCGATGGAAGCAGTATCAGGAGGCTTCAGCCGAGCGTGAAGCCCTCCGGCACCGGCTTATGGAGCTGCAGGACGAAGCGGCTGCTGCGGACGAAGCCCGCACGGCAGTGCTGCAGCGGAAGGAGCAGCTGCTTGGTTTGTCCGGGGCAGCTGACGGGGAAGGCTATTTGCGGATGGGGGCTGCCGCCCGGCGGAAGGAGGAGCTGGAGCGTGAGATCCGTCATCATGAAATCACCATGTTCAGCGGGCTTGACAGCCAGCTGCGAAGCCGGATTTTGCAGCTGCTCGAATCGGCCGACGGTGCGGCGCTGGAGGCGATGCTCCAAGAGCGGGAAGAGGCGGATGCCTCTTTGGCAGAGCTGCGGGATGAGCTCCAGGAGCGCCGCGGGAGATTGCTGCAGGAGCGGGAATCGCTGGAGGCCGCCGGGAATCGTGACTCTGCGAACCAGCAGCTGGAGGAGCAGCGGGCGGAGCTGAAGGAGCTCGTCAGCCAATATGCCGTTCGCGCCATTGCAGTGGAGCTGATCGAGCGCACCAGACGCTTCTATGAGCAGGAGAAGCAGCCGCAGGTGCTGCGGCTTGCCTCCCGCTATTTCTCGAAGCTTACAGGCGGCACCTACAGCCGGATCGTTATGCGCATGGGGGATCAAGCCCTGTTAGCCGAAAGGCCGGACGGCGGGCTGGTCGAGAGTGCCAGGTTGAGCCGGGGGACGGCGGAGCAGCTGTATCTGGCGATGCGGCTTGCTCTAGTACAGTCCATGCCGCATGCTGCGGGCATTCCGCTTATGCTCGACGATCTGTTCGTCAATTTCGACAGCCGCCGGCTCGGGTATGTCCTGGAGCTGATCTCCGAGCTGTCGCACAGCCGCCAGATTGTGATGATGACGTGTCATCCGCATGTTACAGAGCAGATCCGGCAGCGCATTCCCGAGGCGCAAGTCATCGTAATGTAA
- a CDS encoding xanthine phosphoribosyltransferase, with translation MDWLKERIVKEGIVLSDQVLILDALLTHQVDPALIMDMGREFARRFRDQGVTKVITLESSGISVAFAAALELGVPMVFARRKKTLLADPDALCERVPSFTKGIVTDIMVSRQYIQDNDRVLFIDDIIANGDAARGLIKIISRAGAELVGLGVVIEKSFQAGARTLREQDVRVESLVTISSLEDGRIHFG, from the coding sequence ATGGATTGGTTAAAGGAGCGGATTGTTAAAGAGGGGATCGTGCTGTCGGATCAGGTGCTGATCTTGGACGCCCTGCTGACGCATCAAGTGGACCCGGCTCTTATTATGGATATGGGCAGGGAATTTGCTAGGCGGTTTCGGGATCAAGGCGTGACCAAGGTGATTACGCTGGAATCCTCCGGCATATCGGTCGCGTTTGCGGCTGCGCTGGAGCTGGGGGTGCCGATGGTGTTCGCCCGGCGGAAAAAGACGCTGCTCGCTGATCCGGATGCTTTATGTGAACGGGTTCCGTCTTTTACCAAAGGGATTGTGACGGACATCATGGTGTCCAGGCAGTATATACAAGATAATGACAGAGTACTCTTCATTGACGATATTATTGCCAATGGCGATGCGGCCAGAGGCTTGATCAAAATTATCAGCCGGGCCGGTGCGGAGCTCGTTGGATTGGGCGTTGTGATTGAGAAAAGCTTCCAGGCGGGGGCACGGACGCTCCGCGAGCAGGATGTTCGCGTGGAATCCCTTGTCACCATTTCCTCGCTGGAGGACGGACGCATTCATTTCGGCTAG
- a CDS encoding carboxymuconolactone decarboxylase family protein — protein sequence MDMINDKVTAYKNEILNLKQSMPEMAEAYHHFTGVCFREGELDEKTKQLIALGIGLFANNEVCTFYHMEEARSKGATEAEIMEAVAVASAASAGHALSQGLTRVQHHLQ from the coding sequence TTGGATATGATCAATGACAAAGTAACGGCTTACAAGAATGAAATTCTCAATCTGAAGCAGAGCATGCCGGAGATGGCAGAGGCTTATCATCATTTCACGGGCGTGTGCTTCCGCGAGGGAGAGCTGGACGAGAAGACGAAGCAGCTGATTGCTCTTGGCATCGGTTTGTTCGCCAACAATGAGGTGTGCACGTTCTATCATATGGAGGAAGCGCGCTCGAAGGGAGCTACGGAGGCTGAAATTATGGAGGCTGTAGCGGTCGCTTCGGCGGCAAGCGCAGGACATGCCCTGTCGCAGGGGCTGACTCGGGTACAGCACCATTTGCAATAG
- a CDS encoding SGNH/GDSL hydrolase family protein: protein MRERYASLTVVSTATNFIMEQEDGSTRTYRTFMKPRESGQLELRFWHSNSVDSTWDVGSVAKGSMPGGAWRIEAAYAADGGTGRDGQVVPGTSVQITFDGKPGKEVAPGETFWSDPVQFELPDGHDLTFTWTITTPSPGKTVPYNTEGLLVSAYEADGNLADDELGTGFMPAENRLVMPAFIGYARPVKQRMIFLGDSITQGVRTAKDGYEYWVARIAEGLSPDYSVWNLGSGWARAYDASADGPWLSKAAEGDIVAIALGVNDIDIGARSSGELLDDLSAIVGRLKQREDGTKPRIILFTVPPFNFTGDREVVWRTVNEVIRTRPPEGVDAVFDIAEILSCPAPEEHRIEPKYMSSSDDPHPNGQAGAVVAEAFLKWFEAQPKDEDDLVSDLS, encoded by the coding sequence GTGAGAGAAAGATATGCATCGTTAACGGTAGTATCAACGGCAACCAATTTTATTATGGAGCAAGAGGATGGAAGTACACGTACATATCGAACCTTTATGAAACCGAGAGAGTCCGGGCAGCTGGAGCTGAGATTTTGGCATAGCAACTCGGTCGATTCTACTTGGGATGTTGGCTCGGTCGCAAAAGGGAGCATGCCGGGGGGAGCGTGGCGCATTGAAGCGGCTTATGCTGCCGATGGCGGCACGGGCCGGGATGGACAGGTTGTACCAGGAACCAGCGTGCAGATTACATTTGACGGGAAGCCCGGTAAGGAGGTGGCTCCCGGCGAAACGTTTTGGAGCGATCCGGTACAGTTCGAACTGCCCGATGGACATGATCTGACGTTCACGTGGACCATTACGACGCCCTCTCCAGGGAAAACGGTGCCGTACAATACGGAGGGACTGCTCGTATCAGCTTATGAGGCTGACGGGAACCTGGCGGATGACGAGCTTGGAACAGGATTCATGCCGGCAGAGAACCGCTTGGTTATGCCTGCATTTATAGGGTATGCCCGACCGGTCAAGCAGCGGATGATTTTCCTGGGCGATTCTATTACCCAAGGCGTAAGAACGGCTAAAGACGGCTACGAATACTGGGTGGCCCGTATTGCGGAAGGTCTCTCGCCGGACTACAGCGTATGGAATCTCGGTTCCGGCTGGGCGAGGGCCTATGACGCTTCGGCAGATGGCCCGTGGCTATCGAAGGCAGCGGAAGGGGATATTGTTGCAATCGCGCTAGGCGTCAACGATATCGATATCGGAGCGAGAAGCTCCGGGGAACTGCTGGATGACTTGTCCGCGATCGTAGGGCGGTTAAAGCAGAGGGAGGACGGAACGAAACCTCGGATCATCCTCTTCACGGTACCTCCGTTCAATTTTACCGGAGACAGGGAAGTGGTATGGCGTACCGTCAATGAAGTGATCCGCACCCGTCCTCCGGAAGGCGTGGACGCCGTGTTCGATATCGCGGAGATCCTGTCCTGTCCGGCTCCGGAGGAGCATCGGATCGAGCCGAAGTATATGAGCTCTTCCGATGATCCGCATCCGAACGGCCAGGCGGGGGCAGTGGTAGCGGAAGCTTTCCTGAAGTGGTTTGAGGCGCAGCCGAAAGACGAAGATGATCTAGTGTCGGATTTATCTTAG